A stretch of DNA from Desmospora activa DSM 45169:
GGGGATTGTCTTAACTGGGGGCGGGGCGTTGCTGCGCAACCTGGATCAGTGTTTATCTGAGGAGACGCAAATGCCGGTGGTGGTAGCGGAAAACGCGCTGGACTGTGTGGCGATCGGAACGGGACAAGCTTTGGAAAACATCCATCTGTTTACCTCTGGCATGGGCTCGTCCAAACCTTCCGGACGACGGCTGTGAGAAGGTGAGCGCCTATGTTTTTCCGATTGTTTGCCAACCGGCGCCTATTTCTATTTTTATTGGCCGTGATTTTGCTGACCGTTGCAGCTGGAATTACCCGTGGCGAGCGTGATCAGGTAACATGGCCGGAAGCAGTGGTCAAAACATCGGTCGCTTGGCTCCAGGGGTTGATCAGCAAACCTACTTTTGCCATGAGCGATTGGTGGAATCAAGCTTCCGAAGCACAAGATCAGCCGAGCGAAAGTGAACTGCAACTACAGGCGGAAATAGAACACCTACAACAGGAGAATAAAGAGCTAAAGGAAGTTGCCGATTATATCGATGACACCGATGTGGATTTGATCACAGCTAAAGTGGTTTCCCGCAGTCCCAACCGTTGGAACAACCGAGTGGTGATCAACCGGGGGACCGCCGACGGAGTGGAGAAAGATATGCCGGTTATTACCCATGAAGGGTTGATTGGACGGGTCCAGGTGGTCACCAAACATATGGCTGATGTTGAGCTGTTGACCGATTCGGACAGCGGTCCTGGAATCGCCGCACATATCCAAACGGGAGATGAAGCGGCCTTTGGCTTAATCGAAGGATATGATGCAAAGAAACAGCGATTGCTCATGAAAAAGATCTCTTCGCAAAAAAAGCTGGAGAAGGGACAACTGGTGATAACATCGGAGATGTCTGATATTTATTCCGGCGGATTGTTGGTGGGTACGGTGGATCAAGTCTCCGCCGGTGATTTTGGGGTAGACCAAATGGTATCCATTAAACCTGCGGCTCGCTTTGAACAACTCGATTTTGTGATGGTGGTTCGGGATCCCCAAAAAATCCAACTGTGGGAACACCAAAAAACGTCAGATGAGCAGCAAACAGAAGATGGAGGGGATTGAATGATGGTAATTTGGTTCCTCATCGGTCTCCTCTCCTTTCTTTTTTTGTTGGAAGGAACTGTTTTTCAGATGTTGGTGCCGCAAGCGTGGGGAAGTCAACTTGTTTGGATTCCGCAGCTGGTCGTAAGCGGTATTATTATCCTTTCATTGTATCGCGGTCGACGGGAAGGGCTTGTGTATGGTTTTAGCTTTGGTTTGCTTCAAGATTTGGTCTATGGTCAAGCGATTGGCATCTATGCCTTTAGTACGGCAGCAGTCGGCTATCTTATCGGTCAAACTTCGCGGCAATTTCTGTCCGGTCCGACTGTAGCCTTGTTGGCTACAGGAGTGGGCCAGTTGTTTCACTTATTGATCAGTTACGCCTGGTTCCGTTTATTCGACCTTACACGGATCGGATGGGAAGAAGCCTTTCTTTATCACATCCTGCCGTCAGCGTTGTTAAATATGGTAGTCGCTTTTCCCATTTATAAGAGCATCCAATGGATTTATCATCGCTATCACCCCCGATCCGTGCTGTTTGATTGAATGCACGGGCCGTCCGTCGTGGGGAAGGAATTGGCGGGTTGGTGTTGAAATCATATTTGAGACGGGGTGAGGAACCATGGGGAAAGTGATGAAGCCGAGAGTAACCATCAAAGGAACGAAAAACGGGCTTCTTTTCCTGTTGAATGAATCACGTCCCTTTTCCGAGATATTAAGCGAATTAAAATATAAATTGGAGAATTCCGCTAGAATCTGGGATGGGCCGGATACACATGTACACATTAAGTTGGGCAGCCGCCAAATCACTCGAGATGAGGAAAGGGAGATCCGACAGCTGTTTGCGATCCGCAAAAATCTGATCATCTCTTCGATTGAAACTGTGGATGGTAAGCCTTACCTTATTGAAGAGAACCAAGGAATCCAACTGCTGACAGGAACGGTGCGTTCCGGGCAAGTGCTGGAGCATCGAGGCGATTTACTACTGTTGGGAGATATTAATCCGGGAGGGTGTGTTCGCTCAACGGGAAGCATCTATGTGCTCGGTTCCCTCCGGGGATTGGCCCATGCCGGCGGAGAGGGGGATGAGCAGGCGATTATTGCTGCTTCCGTCCTGAAGCCGACCCAACTACGGATCGCCAATGTGGTCTCCCGACCGCCGGATGAATGGGATGAGGGAGAGACTGAGGGGATGAACTTCGCTTATTTGCTCAACGGTCAAATCGCCGTCGACCGCATGCATCATCTTAATCGGATTCGCCCTGATCTGGAATGGAAAGAGAGTCGATTCATGAATCGAAGCGGTTAAGGATCGACCCTGGGGGAGGAGGGCAGAGAGTGGGGGAATCCATTGTAATCACTTCCGGCAAGGGCGGTGTCGGCAAATCAACGACATCGGCCAACATTGGAACCGGGTTGGCCTTGGCCGGTAAAAAAGTGTGTCTGGTGGACACCGATATCGGACTGCGAAATCTGGATGTTTTGATGGGTCTGGAGAACCGGATCGTATACGATCTCATTGATGTGGTGGAAAAAAAGTGCGGGGTGAAACAAGCCCTGATCAAGGATAAACGTTGTGAAGAATTGTATTTACTGCCTGCTGCCCAGACCAAAGATAAAACCGCTTTGGACGCACGACAGCTGCGTTGGTTAACAGCGGAACTCAAGGAAACCTTCGATTATGTGATTATCGATTGTCCTGCCGGGATTGAGATGGGATTTAAAAATGCGGTGTCTGGTGCGGACCGCGCCATTGTGGTGACAACGCCGGAGAATGCGGCTATCCGCGATGCAGACCGAGTAATTGGGCTGTTGGAGAAGGAGAAAGTGGGCAGTCCCAAGCTGCTTATCAACCGTCTGCGCACCCAAATGGTAAAAGAAGGCGGGATGATGGACGTCGATGAAGTGGTATCGGTGCTATCGATCGATCTTCTCGGCGTTGTACCTGATGATGAAGAAATCATTCGCAGCGGCAATCGGGGAGAGCCGATTGTTTTACATAACAAGAGCTTAGCAGCCAAGGCTTATCGCAATATTACCCGCCGTATTCAGGGAGAAGTGGTTCCACTCTTGGTATTGGATAAAGAAAAGAAGATCATGGCCAAGATGAAAAAGTGGCTGGGATTTGCGTGAATGAAGTAGGGTCCGGGATACCTATATCCCGGACCCTTTGTACATAGGGACGATTTTCGATGTATGGAAAGAAAATGCTATAATAGCAAAAAAAGAAGTCGGAGTGTTCGTATGGCAAAGACGCAACGCTTGTTTGAGCTGATGATGACGATTAACGCCAAACAAAAGTTTACTGCGCGAGAGTTAGCGCAAGAATTTGGTGTCTCTTACCGGACGATTCTTCGTGATTTAGACGAACTGAGTGCACTAGGGGTGCCTTTATATTCGGAGGTGGGCGCCAACGGCGGTTACTATTTGTTACATGACCGCATGTTGCCGCCCATCTTTTTTAAGGAGTCAGAAGCGGTTGCCATGTTTTTGGCTTACCATTCGCTGCAATTTTTTGGTGCGTTGCCTTTTCAAGCGGAAACGGACATGGCTTTAAAAAAGTTTTACCAGCACTTGCCGGAAGATATCCAAAAGCGTATTGACAGGATGAAAGAACGCGTTGTTTTCTGGAACCCGAGTCGTGTTCAATCATCCGATTATTTAAATGTGATTTTGGAGACGGCCATTGAGCAAGGGGCGACCCTGATTCATTATGACGGTTCTGAGGGGATTTCCGAGAGAACGATCCAACCGATCGGTCTGTACAGCTATAACGGCTTTTGGTACTGCCCAGCCTATTGTTTAAAACGGGAATCCTTTCGCCTGTTTCGAGCCGACCGTATTCAATTTGCAAAACGGGTGTCATCAGAAAAGAAACGGGATTTACCCTATCGTTCCATTCGTGATTGGATCAAATGGTCGGAGCGGGATGTGATAAATCCGGTTCTTTTCAAAGTGGATTTGACGCTGGAAGGGGTCCGCCGTGCAAAATCGGATCTGGACTTAAGGCGGATGATCCGAATACGCGATGATGGAACGGGATGGATCAATACGCAAATTCCGAAAACGGAAATCACTTATTTTGCCGATTTATTATGGGGCTTCGGCACAGACGCGACTATAAAGGAACCTTCTGAAGCGATTCTGCATATTAGACGAAAAATATCAGCGATGGCACGTTTGTATCGCTAATCAATGATACCGATCGAATCGTATCGTTTATTTCTTGAACCATGACAGAATCTGTCATGGTTCAATGTTACATTGAATATGACCCAAACAAGAAAGGATGAAGCATATGGATGCTGTAAACACATTGCGCAACGTGCTTCTGCACGAAATGAAAGTTGGTATTCAGTCGACGGGCAATCTGCTGCAAAAAGTGAAAGCGGAGGATTGGGATTACCGTCCCACTGACAATATGCGCAGTGTAAAAGAATTGGTGTGGCACCTGATATCCATTCCCGAGACCGACCTAACTATTATGCAAGAAAAAAGCCAAGAAGAAGTTGCTGAAATCGAGCGGAAATATGAGCTAGAATCACCGGATCAAATGGTGACGGCGATGAACGAGGGATACCATGCTTTTAAAGCATATATGACTGCGCTATCGGATGATCAATTTTTAAGCAAAGAAACGAAGCCGTTTTATCTGGATAAAGGCATGACACAAGCGAGCTGGCTGATGGAAACCGTTACCCATCTTTTTCACCATCGGGCTCAGCTTTTCAATTACTTGAAGCAACTCAACTATGAGGTAAATATGTACGATCTTTATCCGCAACATCTATGATTTCAAGTTAAATCCGTGGAAAAGGTTCCACGGATTTCTCGTGGGCAAACAGAGGCAAGGGAGAGAGGAGGAGCTGAAAGTTGGCAAAGAGGAGAAAATTGGTTAGGCAGATTAACGAGAACGTACGGGACCACAAGGGTGGCGACAGTGGCGGTTGAATGGAGCGATCCATCTGAGTAACTCCTTTAAGCAGGTGATCAGGGGTTGTGAAAAAAGCCCGCATCAACCAATACGGGCAATAGCAAATAGAGATACTGGTGCTTAGAGGGGACTGCTTGGAATACTTCCCATCGTTGGACGGTGGGACTGTACTATTTTCGTTTTAGCGTCCGACCGCCACCTTTCGTTTTGTAAAAATCGGTTACGCTAGAATTTGACTCCCGCCGGTTCGGCCAACGGGTTGGTTACTTTTCCATATTCCGAGGCATGGGGTCGGTCGCTGTCATCGGCGTATCCGTAATCCAGCATGCGGTTACGATTTAAGCAGAGTTTCGTAAACTGTGGCCGTAAGAGATCAAACAAGGTAAAGCGTTCCTGTAGTTGTGGAAAGCGCTGTTGATAGTGAAGGATGGTTGCCCGAACCTGAGACCAGAAGGCGGTTTCCGGATAGTGGGTATGTGTTTCCAATAAATCGGACAGATAGCGGAAATGGCAGACAAATAGCCCGGTAAAGATAAATTGGCACAAACCTTCCGGCGGTTCGCTCCGCAGCACCGCTTTTAAATCGGGCGATAAATCAGCTAGCTCCGGCAAGGGTTGATCGCTGACATTGACATCGTCGACAAAATCTTTGACGGCCAGACGATGAGGAGCGAAATCTTTCAATACCAATATCGTGTTTTGTCCATGGGGAGAAAAGACGACCCCATACTGGTACAAATAATGTAAAAGCGGTGGTAAGAGAGTGGCAAACAGACGTGAAAGCCATTCTTCCAGTTCCAATCCCGATTTTTCCACCAGCTGTAGGATCAATGGAGTGCCACTACCGTCTTGGTGCAGGAGTGCAGCTAAGGTGATCGGTTTTTCCCCTTCATCCAGATAGGAATAGATGCTTTCCCGCCAGATGCAGCCCAACATTTCCAGATACTGATACGGTGCACCGGGAAGGTTGGCGTAAGCAGGGTGATCCACATTGAGGCTGGCGATTTCTCCCGGCAGGATCACCCGGCATTCCTCATGCAGAAAAGGATCGCGGTGATAGATGTCTTTGATATACTGAGTAATCGCTGGTGCCAATACCGTCCGCTCACTGGGCAGCCCTCGATAGACTAGGGTGTTGAGAATACTCATCGGCAATTTCACATAATGCTTGTTGCGATGAGAGGTATTGACAAAGGTACGGATCGATTGTTGCGGCAGGTATCGGTCTTCTCCCTTTCCCAAGGGGATGATGTTTTTGAGTGCCAGGTCTTCGGCGAACAGCGGAAGGATAAAATGATCCCACTGCCATTCATGGATGGGCATCAACCAATAATCCTCCGGGTTGACTTGTTCATCGAGCAGCTGTTGCCGAAAACGAAACATCGTTTTCTCACCCAGTTCCTGTTGCAACAAACGGTCGCCATCTACTGTGTCAACGGTATGGAATTCCGCCCGCTCCCGTTTGACGGCGATCCAATCCAATTGAATCGGCTGTTGTTGCTCCGGCGCGTAAGCACGATAGTCGCGATAACTAAACCCAATCCGCCCTTTGTTGTAAGTGATCCAGGGATGGCCTTCCATCTCCCCTTCCAATTCGGCGTAATCCAGTTGGGTGAGGTCCGTTTTTTGTTGTTGTTTTTTCGCTAAAATATGGGCGTCTGCCATCAGGGTGTGCTGGTATTCGCGAATCAAGTGCCCTGCTGTCTCAGGGGAAATTTCGATAACCCCCTGAAGATCCAAGAGAAAGCGGATGGGATCGACTGCTGCTTCAGTGCGACCGTTCTCTTCGCGCCGAATCGTCTCCGCAAAGACATGAATGCCGTCAAACATGCGTTTTTCCGCTGTAAAAGAATAGGTGATACCGCCCAGAGGCAAGGTGTATTCCGTTCGTTTTTTATTTGCTTCCGCCGGTTGTGGAAAGATGATTTCTTCATAGGTAAACGCTGCGATCATTTTGGTAAGCAGTTGACGGGAAATGGTTTTCCAACAATCGGGGTTGAAGACGGTGGACAACGAGGGTTCGTTCATTCCATTCATCCTCTCACAGAAATTTTATCGGGGCTGGTTTGTTTGGATCGACCAAATTGTTGAAAGACATTGCGTTCAAAAACAGGGTAGACTTCCCGCCCGGCTAAGGAGTTGATGATGACGGCGTTGCGATGGGCACCTAAGCCCAGATCGGGAGCGCCGACGCCGTGGGTGTGCAGATCGCCGTTTTGGATGTAGATGTGGTTGTCCGTCTTGATGTTTAAATTCAACCGGTAGTCGGCATTGATGATATATCGCTCGTTATCGTCCCACTGAATCAAGGGGCGTAGGTTGGTGATGCAATCCGGAATCCGGTGTGCATAGCCGGTAGCCAGGATCACCACATCTGTCTCATGGAAAAAGAGCTCAGGGTGATCCCGGTGCTGGCATTGGAGTCGATAGCGTCCTTCACCGTCGTCGATGCGCTCAATCGTTTCAATGGCGGTGTGAGACAACAAACGGGCGGGAAGCGGGCGTCCGCCGACGGTTCGTTCATACAGAAGTTCGTAGATGTCGCTGATGGTGGAAGCGCTGATTCCTTTGTAAAGCAGATCCTGTTTGGCCAACGTGGTATCCCGTTGTTGTTGTGTCAGCGAGTGAAAATGGCGGATATAATCCGGTGAAAAATGTTCCAATCCCAATTTGGAGTACTCCATTGGGAAAAAGCCGGGAGAGCGGGTAAACCAGTCGAGGCGATAGCCGTGCTCTTCCTGCTGCTGTAACAAGGTGTAAAAGACTTCGGCGGCGCTCTGGCCGGAGCCGACGACGGTAATAGAGTGAGCCTGTCGACAACGTTCCCAGCGATCCAAAAAATGAGCAGAATGAAACACATCTATCGTGGGCAAATGAGCAAAACGCGGATTTACCTGGGGTACGCTACCGACACCCAGTACCAGATTTCGGGCGCGATAGATGGTGTGGATTTTGGTTTGGATGTTGACCGCTTCTACGCGGTAGTGGCTTTCTTCTCCGGCGTTGATCCATTCGATGTCAACCACTTTTTGTCCAAAGCGGCAGGTGTGTAGCTGTTCTGACACCCAGCGACAATAATGATCATACTCCCGCCTAGGGATGTGGAAGCGCTCCAGGAAGTAAAAGTGGTAGAGACGTCGCTGCTCCTTTAAGTAGTTGATGAAGCTGTATGGGCTGGTGGGATCGGCCATGGTAACCAAGTCGGCTAAAAAGGGAACTTGCAACGTGGTCCCTTCCAGCAACAATCCGGGATGCCAGGAAAAACAGGACTTTTGCTCCAAAAACAAGGCGTCGATCTCCGGAGCCGCTTTTAACATGGCGGCTAGACTTAAGTTAAAAGGGCCGATGCCGACGCCGATCAGATCGAAAACCGTTTCCTGCTCGCGTTGTCGATCAATCATAAGTACCACTCCCTACAAACGTGTCGCGGTAGCAGAACATCAAGGCCGCCCGCTTGTCCGGCAATTGGATTTCCTGTTGAAAACGGAACCCGCACTTGGTAAAGAGATGGATCATTTTGTCGTTGCGGATGTCCGGTTCCGCCACTACTTTTTGTGTCTCTTGATGTTCAAACAGCCAAGCGGTCATCGTTTGCAACAGCGGCAGGGCGTACCCTTTTCCCAGATACGAAGGGGGACCGATTAGGAGGTGGATGCCTTGATCATCGGGATGGACGTCATAGTATTTACCCAGGATGTCGTCTTTGGCCCAATACGTTTCCCAATAACTCATGGGAACACCGTCGAGAGAACCGATGTGCAACGATTGGTGGGTATCGGCCAAAAAGGTTTGCAAATGCTTGCGATAGCGATCCAGTGGAATATTCAAGTCCCAGAAAGGAATCACATGGAATTGGTGCATCCATTGATGAAGTCGTTCCAGATCTCGCTCCAGCTCCACGGGACGAAAGGCGATCCGCTTGCCGATGGTGGGGTGAAAGCGCTCATAGTGACCGCTCATCTCTTCCCTATCAGGGGTTTTCGATTTCAAGGTTGGTCACCGCTCCTTTCAAAAGAGGGTTGTTGATGGGGACGTAGACGGACTGGCTTTCCATCGGTCCGATCAGTTCATCCATCTCATACAGCCGGGTCAACAGGTTTGCCTTACAGGGAAGGCGTTCCTCATCAAGCAGGCTGTAGATTAACCGGGAAGGCTCCCGGTTATGGGGCAAAAGTTGAGTCAACGTTTCCCGCAATTCCGCCAACAGGACTTGTTCCTTTACCAGCCCGGCGGTGCCGAAGCCGTTGATCAGCCCCACAAGATGATTGAGGAAGAAGTAATAGCGGAGCCGCTCATCGGCGACGGCATCGTTGCAGCGGGTATCGCTTTTTTCGTTGATGCCCGGCAGTAGCCGCTTCAGCCGCTCAAAAGTAGATTCGCAGTAGTAGTAGCCTTGGTTGTCACGATAGTAGAAGTGGACGGGATAGCCGTTATCCAGTTTGATAAGGCTGTTTTGTTGGTGGGCTTCTAAGGCGATTCCGTATTCCAGATACAACCACATGATGGGCTGAAACGAAAGGGTAAGATAACGACGGAACCAATCGCGGCTCACTTCCTGGGTTGAACGCCCTTCCTGAGCAGCCAAGGATTGAATGATATGGGCCAGACGCGACTTTTCCCCGGCAGGATGATCCTGACACAGCCCGGCGATCAGGGTGACGTTACGTCCGGCGTCTCCTTGAAAGGGGTTGTGACGCAGGCTTAGTTCAAAACCGGACTCTTCTTTATCGGGATCGATCAAAGTGAGATAGGCAGGATCTTCGATGATGGAAAACCCGGGGAAGGCAGTACGCATTTTTTCTCCGATTTCGGTTTGCAGCAAGCGGGAGACTTCCACTCCCCGCTCCAGCTCTTTTCGCTTGTTGAGGCGAAGGGAGTTGGTGATTTTGATCGAGACGGAGCTCTTCAACATAAAATCAGCCTCGGGATGGTACAACGTGCGTAAGGAAGAGGTGGCATAATAAGGCCTTCCTTGGGGACCGAGATCCTTTAGGAGCCCATCGACAATCCAGCGTTGGGTTTGCGGTTGTTGCAGCAGATGATGCGCTTGTTGTGGATGAAGGGGAAGCAGACTGTAATCAGACTGCTGGCAATAGGTCGTTTTTAAGTCGTCGGACAGTTGCGGGTCCGCCAGCAATTCCCGCTTGATCAGTTGCGTGGCGGATAAGGAGCGGGTGGAATCCTCCCGCACAATCAAGTGATGGGCGGCGAAGAGATGAAGGGGAAAGGCCCCCTTTAACTCCGGTGCATAGCGGGACTGTTCGCTATCGGATAAGCCTTGTCTGCTTTTGGGAGTGGGATGCAACAAATGGCCTAACAGTAGGGACTGTTCCGCATCGAGGAAGTGAAAAGGATAGCGATACAGCTGTTTCTCATCTACTTGACGCGCGGAGAGGTAGGATGCGAGTTGGTTGTTGCTTTGAATGACGCGCTCGATCAGATCGACGGGAAAGTGATCCAATGACCGATCCAGTGCCAATTCCTTGGTCAGCAGGGTAGTCAGGGTGACCATATCCAGTGGCAGAAAGCGGTCAGAGCCGCTTTCTCTATATTGGAACGGAAACAGAAATTGATGCCGTTCCGTCGCTGACCAATAGCGGAGCGGGGCCACAATTTCCAGGCCGTGATGGGGCAACGGGACACGCGCGGCTTTGCCGATGGGAGAGACGGAAAGAATGGAAGAGATGGGATTGTCCACTTCTAAGCCGTGTTGTTCCAACCAATGCACATTGCCGGTTTCTTTTAGATAGCAATTGAAAAAACTTTGCATGGTGGCTTGTTGAGCCCGTGTTTGCGACATGCGATTTACACGCTCCTCTGTCATTTTTCCAGTTGGGCGCCGATTTGTTTGACAGCATTTAGGATGTGGTGGATATCGGTCAAGGTGATGCGCGGGTTTAACAGGGTGAGTTTTAGACAAATATCGCCTTTCACCTTGGTTTGGGCGATAACCGCTTCACCACGAGCCAACAGCAGTTGCCGAATATCCCGATTGATCCAGTTTTGCCGGGATTGTTGGCACTCGCCTGGATCAGGCTCGGGGAGATACCGAAAGACGACGGCGTTTAGCATGGGATGGGGATTGATGGCCAGTAGTTTATCATCGTCGCGGATCATCCCGGCCGCTTTTGCCGCGATTTCCATTGTGCGGTCAATCATATGGGAGAATCCCCTCCGCCCCAAGGTCTGTAGGGAGACAAACAATTTAAGCGCGTCAAAACGGCGGGTGGTTTGAATCGATTTGGTTACCAAATGGGGGATACCGTGTTGTTCATCTTCTGCCGGATTGAGATAATCGGCGTTTCGTTTAATTTCGTCAAAGTGGGCCTCATCACGGAGAAGAAAAGCGCCACAACTGATCGGCTGGTAGAACCATTTATGAAAATCGACGGTGATGGAATCCGCCCGCTCAATGGCGGTTACGAGATGGCGATGGCGTTCGCTAAAGGCTAATGCCCCGCCAAAGGCGGCGTCTACATGCAGCCACATCTGATCCTTGTGGGTGCGTTCGACCAATGGCGGCAGCGGATCAATGCTACCGAAGTCGGTGGTACCAACGGTGGCGACAATGGCAAAAGGCAACTTTTTTTGCTGTCGCAGCTGTGCCAGTTTCCGATCCAAATCGGTGATAGAGAGGCGATGCTGTTCATCGGTTTCCACGCAGATAACCGCCTCTTCCCCTAGTCCCAATAGCGCCGCCGATTGTTTGACGGTAAAATGAGCCGCCTGGGAACAGAGAATACGCCAATCTTTTGCATGTGGGGGTAACCCTTTGCGTTGGATATTCCAATCGAAGCGGGTTTGAGCGAAATGGTTTCGCGCCAACAGCAATCCCATCAAATTGGATTGTGTTCCGCCGCTGGTAAATACACCGTCACTCTGGCTCTCAAGCCCAAATTGTCGGCATAACCAGCGCACCATTTTTTCTTCCAATATCGTGGCCGCAGGACTTTGGTCCCAGGAGTCCATTGATTGATTCATGGCGCTGATCATCGTTTCCGCTGCCAGTGCAGGAGTGAGAGGTGGGCAATGGAGGTGAGCTGCACAAGTGGGATGATGTACAGCGACAGAATGACGAAGAATCCTCTCTCCTGTCTGCCGTAACACCGTCTCCAACTCTACACCCTCTTCCGGGCAGATTTCTAAAGAGCGGAAAAGAGCGGTCAACTCCTCCGGTGAAATCCCGCTAAAAGGCTTGTCCAAGCCGGCAAAATGATGCTGGATCACCTCATGTGCAGTTTGCATCGCCTGGCTGTAGGCATTGCGAGAGGCTGTCGTTTCATTTAAAAACCTGGTATCCAGCAGCGTTGTTGTTTGCGTTTCAATC
This window harbors:
- a CDS encoding IucA/IucC family protein; amino-acid sequence: MSQTRAQQATMQSFFNCYLKETGNVHWLEQHGLEVDNPISSILSVSPIGKAARVPLPHHGLEIVAPLRYWSATERHQFLFPFQYRESGSDRFLPLDMVTLTTLLTKELALDRSLDHFPVDLIERVIQSNNQLASYLSARQVDEKQLYRYPFHFLDAEQSLLLGHLLHPTPKSRQGLSDSEQSRYAPELKGAFPLHLFAAHHLIVREDSTRSLSATQLIKRELLADPQLSDDLKTTYCQQSDYSLLPLHPQQAHHLLQQPQTQRWIVDGLLKDLGPQGRPYYATSSLRTLYHPEADFMLKSSVSIKITNSLRLNKRKELERGVEVSRLLQTEIGEKMRTAFPGFSIIEDPAYLTLIDPDKEESGFELSLRHNPFQGDAGRNVTLIAGLCQDHPAGEKSRLAHIIQSLAAQEGRSTQEVSRDWFRRYLTLSFQPIMWLYLEYGIALEAHQQNSLIKLDNGYPVHFYYRDNQGYYYCESTFERLKRLLPGINEKSDTRCNDAVADERLRYYFFLNHLVGLINGFGTAGLVKEQVLLAELRETLTQLLPHNREPSRLIYSLLDEERLPCKANLLTRLYEMDELIGPMESQSVYVPINNPLLKGAVTNLEIENP
- a CDS encoding pyridoxal phosphate-dependent decarboxylase family protein, producing the protein MIETQTTTLLDTRFLNETTASRNAYSQAMQTAHEVIQHHFAGLDKPFSGISPEELTALFRSLEICPEEGVELETVLRQTGERILRHSVAVHHPTCAAHLHCPPLTPALAAETMISAMNQSMDSWDQSPAATILEEKMVRWLCRQFGLESQSDGVFTSGGTQSNLMGLLLARNHFAQTRFDWNIQRKGLPPHAKDWRILCSQAAHFTVKQSAALLGLGEEAVICVETDEQHRLSITDLDRKLAQLRQQKKLPFAIVATVGTTDFGSIDPLPPLVERTHKDQMWLHVDAAFGGALAFSERHRHLVTAIERADSITVDFHKWFYQPISCGAFLLRDEAHFDEIKRNADYLNPAEDEQHGIPHLVTKSIQTTRRFDALKLFVSLQTLGRRGFSHMIDRTMEIAAKAAGMIRDDDKLLAINPHPMLNAVVFRYLPEPDPGECQQSRQNWINRDIRQLLLARGEAVIAQTKVKGDICLKLTLLNPRITLTDIHHILNAVKQIGAQLEK